In Neoarius graeffei isolate fNeoGra1 chromosome 9, fNeoGra1.pri, whole genome shotgun sequence, one genomic interval encodes:
- the abhd13 gene encoding protein ABHD13, which yields MEKSWRFWGILKRCLLTVGSWVWGVCRISLLALILTFHLYGGILLLCLILASVAGILYKFQDVLLYFPDQPSSSRLYVPMPTGIPNESVYIRTKDGVRLNLILLRYTGENPALVPTILYFHGNAGNIGHRVPNALLMLVNLKANVVLVDYRGYGKSDGEPSEEGLYQDAEATLDYVMSRSDIDKTKIVLFGRSLGGAVAIRLASVNPHRVAAIMVENTFLSIPHMASTLFSFFPMRYLPLWCYKNKFLSYRYVTLCRMPSLFISGLSDQLIPPVMMKQLYELSPARTKRLAIFPEGTHNDTWQCQGYFAALEQFMKELLKGHAQEEASQGSASVTII from the coding sequence ATGGAGAAGTCATGGAGGTTTTGGGGAATCCTGAAGCGATGTCTGCTGACTGTGGGCTCCTGGGTTTGGGGAGTTTGTCGCATCTCGCTGCTGGCTCTTATCCTTACCTTCCACCTTTATGGAGGCATCTTGTTGCTGTGTCTCATCCTGGCCTCTGTAGCTGGGATCCTGTACAAGTTCCAGGATGTGCTGCTGTACTTCCCTGACCAGCCTTCCTCCTCACGCCTTTATGTTCCCATGCCTACTGGAATTCCAAATGAGAGTGTCTATATACGCACTAAAGATGGGGTGCGGCTCAACCTGATTTTGCTGCGCTACACGGGTGAAAATCCTGCCCTAGTACCCACCATTTTGTATTTTCATGGCAATGCAGGGAACATCGGACACCGTGTGCCCAACGCGCTGCTCATGCTTGTTAACCTAAAAGCTAACGTGGTTCTGGTAGACTACAGAGGTTATGGAAAAAGTGATGGTGAACCAAGTGAAGAGGGCCTTTATCAGGATGCTGAGGCCACACTGGACTACGTCATGTCACGGTCTGACATCGACAAGACTAAAATCGTGTTGTTTGGCCGCTCTCTGGGGGGCGCCGTGGCCATCAGGTTGGCGTCAGTCAACCCCCACCGCGTGGCAGCTATAATGGTGGAGAACACGTTCTTGAGCATCCCACACATGGCGTCCACGCTCTTTTCCTTCTTCCCCATGCGCTACCTGCCCCTTTGGTGCTATAAGAACAAATTTCTTTCTTACAGGTACGTGACGCTGTGCCGCATGCCCTCCCTTTTCATTTCGGGTCTGTCGGACCAGCTCATCCCTCCTGTCATGATGAAACAGCTATACGAGCTGTCGCCTGCACGGACTAAGCGCCTCGCCATTTTCCCTGAAGGAACGCACAACGACACCTGGCAGTGCCAGGGTTACTTCGCTGCTCTTGAGCAGTTTATGAAAGAGCTGCTTAAGGGCCATGCGCAAGAAGAGGCGTCCCAGGGCTCAGCAAGTGTCACCATCATCTAG